One stretch of Shewanella sp. Arc9-LZ DNA includes these proteins:
- a CDS encoding tetratricopeptide repeat protein — protein MKTLLLITSLTLVSHTSFAYISDIDAAANTMNITELSQYSEQAIDYEKAYADYRLAITANIIGQRQLATDSLNNAQHTLESLLVQDPSADQQALLAAVYGMQISFDNSKGAVLGMKTAQLLQQASDLEPNNPRVSLVRAINAFYTPSVFGGGLDKSQTLATQAISQFEQPCNEICWGHAEAYTWRGLAKQEQGDLKGALQDWQTATEVDPQYGWATYLLNQQTVKQ, from the coding sequence ATGAAAACCTTACTACTGATCACCAGCTTAACCTTAGTCAGCCACACTAGCTTTGCTTACATTAGCGATATTGATGCTGCAGCAAATACCATGAACATCACTGAACTAAGTCAATACAGTGAACAGGCTATTGATTATGAAAAAGCCTATGCTGATTATCGCCTAGCCATTACAGCCAACATCATCGGCCAACGTCAACTCGCTACAGATTCATTAAACAATGCCCAGCACACATTAGAATCCCTTTTAGTCCAAGATCCATCTGCAGACCAACAAGCTCTACTTGCTGCGGTATACGGAATGCAAATCTCGTTTGATAATAGCAAAGGTGCCGTATTAGGAATGAAAACAGCGCAATTATTACAACAAGCAAGCGATCTCGAACCTAACAATCCGCGAGTCAGCCTAGTGCGAGCAATTAATGCATTTTATACCCCAAGCGTATTTGGTGGCGGCCTCGACAAGTCACAAACATTAGCAACCCAAGCAATTAGTCAATTTGAGCAGCCTTGTAACGAAATCTGTTGGGGACATGCAGAAGCCTATACTTGGCGCGGACTAGCGAAACAGGAACAAGGCGACTTAAAAGGTGCTTTACAAGATTGGCAAACCGCCACTGAGGTTGACCCTCAGTATGGATGGGCAACATATCTGTTAAACCAACAAACAGTAAAGCAGTAA
- a CDS encoding calcium/sodium antiporter codes for MFIALSIIGGFIILTIGAEALVRGASAVALRLGIAPLIIGLTIVAFGTSAPELAVSVKSALAGNPGIALGNVVGSNIVNIGLILAITALIRPITVQSQMVKRDIPIMIAASVLMWFLLLDGEVSFIDGAILFSALVGYLVFSYVSAKNNPEDLDVDASPQHPGLSIALIIVGIAMLVGGGILFVDGAVDLAKQFGISEVIIGLTIVAIGTSMPELVTSVMAALKGQSDIAIGNVVGSNIFNVLGILGATALIHPVSAAGFNEIDFIAMLIFAFMVLPFAWSGLRIGRREGSVLLAGYLGYTSYLVMQVV; via the coding sequence ATGTTCATTGCGTTATCCATTATCGGCGGTTTTATTATTTTAACCATTGGCGCTGAAGCACTTGTGCGCGGAGCCAGTGCCGTAGCGCTACGTTTGGGCATTGCCCCACTTATTATTGGCTTAACCATTGTGGCATTTGGTACCAGCGCCCCTGAATTAGCCGTTAGTGTTAAATCAGCATTAGCAGGTAATCCAGGTATAGCCTTAGGTAATGTCGTCGGCTCCAACATTGTCAACATTGGTTTAATTCTAGCTATCACCGCTCTTATTCGCCCTATTACAGTGCAATCTCAAATGGTGAAGCGCGACATCCCTATCATGATTGCCGCTTCAGTATTAATGTGGTTTTTGCTGCTTGATGGTGAAGTGAGCTTTATCGACGGTGCCATTTTATTCAGCGCGCTTGTTGGCTATTTAGTTTTTAGTTATGTTAGTGCCAAAAATAACCCAGAAGATCTGGATGTTGATGCCAGCCCACAACACCCTGGCTTATCTATCGCATTAATCATTGTTGGTATCGCGATGTTAGTTGGTGGTGGCATATTATTTGTTGATGGTGCCGTCGATTTAGCCAAACAGTTTGGCATTAGCGAAGTCATCATCGGCTTAACCATTGTGGCTATTGGTACCAGTATGCCAGAGCTTGTCACCTCGGTGATGGCAGCTCTTAAAGGTCAAAGTGACATTGCCATCGGTAATGTTGTTGGATCAAATATTTTCAACGTACTCGGTATTTTAGGCGCAACAGCATTAATCCACCCAGTTTCCGCGGCCGGATTTAACGAAATCGATTTTATCGCCATGTTGATCTTCGCGTTCATGGTATTACCGTTTGCTTGGAGTGGCTTACGTATTGGTCGCCGTGAAGGTAGTGTTCTGTTAGCTGGTTACCTTGGCTACACCAGTTATTTAGTGATGCAAGTGGTTTAA
- a CDS encoding AMP-binding protein, giving the protein MENLIKTPVEMLSHWVDTQGDKVYLRQPIDGKYVDFTWREVQQKMQQIAGSLRHLGLERGDKIAVLSKNCAEWFIVDLALMYGGYISVPVYPTANAETIRYVLEHSGAKAIFTGKLDHWAEQEAAVGGEILRLAMPYDTMPAQYHWDHLLKLGQPLVDEPFPTADQVMTLIYTSGSTGKPKGAIQSFTSYGWACEAVIRDLQTNTTDRLLSYLPLAHITERVAIEGSSFYSGATVSFVESLDSFVDDIQRCRPTVFFSVPRLWTVFQLNIINKIGEKKLKTLLKLPIISSIVKRKIKKGLGLDQSRLNGSGSAPIPPSLIQWYYSIGIDICEAWGMTENCAYSIINFPFNAKKIGTVGRPVEGCLVRQTEEGELLVKSPGLMNGYYLQEEATAAAFTEDGFFHTGDLCEIDADGYIDITGRVKDNFKTSKGKYVAPVPIERKLAQDTHVDLICVIGSGLPHPVALVQLSEGSKLQPREEVRTSLKETLDGVNPHLESHEHVDAIIVVNDEWTIENDVLTPTLKIKRHVLEKAFTAKVDGVRGAKVRWEDEL; this is encoded by the coding sequence ATGGAAAATTTAATTAAAACTCCTGTTGAGATGTTGTCTCATTGGGTAGATACGCAAGGTGACAAAGTTTACCTTCGCCAGCCGATTGACGGTAAATATGTTGATTTCACATGGCGTGAAGTTCAGCAAAAGATGCAACAAATTGCAGGTTCACTGCGTCATTTAGGTTTAGAACGTGGCGATAAAATTGCTGTGTTGTCGAAAAACTGTGCCGAGTGGTTTATTGTCGATTTAGCATTAATGTACGGTGGTTACATTAGTGTGCCGGTGTATCCAACTGCTAATGCAGAAACTATTCGTTATGTACTTGAACATAGCGGCGCTAAAGCCATTTTTACCGGTAAACTCGATCATTGGGCTGAACAAGAAGCCGCTGTTGGCGGTGAAATTCTCCGTTTAGCCATGCCATATGACACCATGCCAGCACAATATCATTGGGATCACTTGTTAAAGCTGGGTCAGCCGCTCGTTGACGAGCCGTTCCCAACTGCAGATCAAGTCATGACCCTGATTTACACCTCAGGTTCAACCGGCAAACCCAAAGGCGCGATTCAAAGCTTTACCAGTTATGGCTGGGCGTGCGAAGCGGTGATTCGTGATTTACAAACCAATACTACTGACCGACTATTATCGTACTTACCGCTAGCACACATTACCGAACGTGTGGCTATTGAAGGCTCGTCATTTTATTCAGGGGCAACGGTTTCTTTTGTAGAAAGCCTCGACTCATTTGTTGATGATATTCAACGCTGTCGCCCAACGGTGTTTTTCTCGGTACCGCGTTTATGGACAGTATTCCAATTAAATATCATCAACAAGATTGGTGAGAAAAAACTCAAAACCTTACTCAAACTGCCCATCATTAGCAGTATTGTTAAGCGTAAAATTAAGAAAGGTTTGGGACTCGACCAATCTCGCTTGAACGGCTCAGGCTCAGCACCCATCCCACCATCATTGATTCAATGGTATTACAGCATTGGCATCGATATTTGTGAAGCGTGGGGAATGACCGAAAACTGTGCTTACTCGATAATTAACTTCCCATTCAACGCCAAGAAGATCGGCACGGTTGGCCGGCCAGTTGAAGGCTGCTTAGTACGTCAAACTGAAGAAGGTGAGTTATTAGTTAAAAGCCCAGGCTTGATGAACGGTTATTACTTACAAGAAGAAGCCACCGCCGCAGCATTTACTGAAGATGGCTTTTTCCACACTGGCGATTTGTGCGAAATTGACGCAGACGGTTACATCGACATTACCGGCCGCGTTAAAGACAATTTCAAAACCTCAAAAGGTAAGTATGTTGCTCCAGTGCCGATTGAACGTAAATTAGCTCAGGACACTCATGTAGATTTAATTTGTGTTATCGGTTCAGGCTTACCACATCCGGTCGCGTTAGTGCAGCTTTCAGAAGGTTCAAAACTTCAGCCTCGCGAAGAAGTAAGAACATCGTTAAAAGAGACTCTCGATGGTGTTAATCCACATTTAGAGTCACACGAACATGTTGATGCCATTATCGTTGTTAATGATGAGTGGACCATTGAGAATGACGTGTTAACCCCGACGTTAAAAATTAAACGTCACGTACTTGAAAAAGCGTTTACCGCCAAAGTAGACGGTGTTCGCGGCGCCAAAGTACGTTGGGAAGACGAGTTGTAA
- a CDS encoding RidA family protein yields MAEKIIIATDKAPQAIGTYSQAVKVGSTVYLSGQIPLDPKTMTMVSDDFAEQVVQVFENLTAVCEAAGGRMSDIVKLNIFLTDLSHFATVNEIMSRYFQQPYPARAAIGVKELPKGSLVEMDGIMEI; encoded by the coding sequence ATGGCCGAAAAAATTATCATCGCAACCGACAAAGCTCCACAAGCTATTGGCACTTACTCACAAGCAGTTAAAGTCGGCAGTACCGTTTATCTTTCAGGTCAAATTCCGTTAGATCCAAAAACCATGACCATGGTAAGCGATGATTTTGCAGAACAAGTCGTACAAGTGTTCGAAAATTTGACCGCTGTATGTGAAGCAGCAGGTGGAAGAATGAGTGACATCGTTAAGCTCAATATCTTCTTAACCGATTTATCTCATTTTGCCACTGTAAACGAAATTATGAGTCGTTACTTCCAACAACCTTATCCAGCTCGTGCCGCTATTGGCGTCAAAGAGTTACCAAAAGGATCATTGGTAGAAATGGATGGAATAATGGAAATATAA
- the spoT gene encoding bifunctional GTP diphosphokinase/guanosine-3',5'-bis pyrophosphate 3'-pyrophosphohydrolase: MYLFEGLKESASSYLEPDQVELLKQAYLVARDAHEGQMRTSGEPYITHPVAVSRILADMRLDHESLMAALLHDTIEDTPVTKEELTELFGVAVAELVEGVSKLDKIKFRDRKEAQAENFRKMMMAMTQDIRVILIKLADRTHNMRTLGSLRPDKRRRIARETLEIYAPIANRLGIHNIKIELEDLGFQAYYPMRHRVIRDVVKAARGNRKELINSIEVAIETRLEEAGIPTKVKGREKNLYSIYRKMRSKELQFQEVMDIYAFRVIVDSIDTCYRVLGAMHGLYKPRPGRFKDYIAIPKANGYQSLHTSLFGPHAVPVEVQIRTEEMDQMADKGVAAHWMYKNNTDTAQQSTSQVRAHKWMQSLLELQQSASSSFEFVENVKTELFPEEIYVFTPEGRILELPVNATAVDFAYEVHTDVGNTCVGARVNRQAYPLSQPLISGQTVEIITAKGARPNAAWLNFVVTGKARGKIRQVLKSLKGDNAIALGKRLLNHALGDTKLETIPAELLEKVIKETKHTSLDSLLADIGLGNAMSIVIAQRLVGEQFDSQDSNKEKPQMPIRGAEGMLVTYANCCRPIPGDAVIAHVSPGKGLVVHMESCANIRGYQGEPDKYISVHWDNVEGAEYQANLRVEIVNHQGALAKITSIIASAGSNIHNLSTEERDGRVYLINLRISVKDRVHLANVMRRIRVLPEVLRTSRNR, encoded by the coding sequence TTGTATCTGTTTGAAGGTCTAAAAGAGTCAGCATCCAGCTATTTAGAGCCGGATCAAGTAGAATTACTCAAGCAGGCCTATTTGGTTGCGCGTGATGCCCACGAAGGGCAAATGCGCACAAGTGGCGAGCCTTATATTACCCATCCGGTTGCGGTTAGCCGCATCTTGGCAGACATGCGTCTCGATCACGAGTCGCTTATGGCTGCCTTGCTTCATGACACCATCGAAGATACTCCTGTCACCAAAGAAGAACTCACAGAGTTATTTGGTGTGGCGGTTGCAGAACTGGTGGAAGGTGTTTCAAAGCTTGATAAAATCAAGTTTCGTGATAGAAAAGAAGCCCAAGCGGAAAATTTCCGTAAAATGATGATGGCAATGACTCAAGATATTCGAGTTATCCTCATCAAGTTGGCTGACCGAACTCACAACATGCGCACACTGGGCTCACTTCGCCCTGATAAACGTCGTCGTATTGCTCGCGAAACCCTAGAAATCTACGCCCCAATAGCTAACCGATTAGGTATTCACAATATCAAAATCGAACTTGAAGACTTAGGTTTTCAAGCCTATTACCCTATGCGACATAGAGTGATACGTGATGTTGTCAAAGCAGCTCGTGGGAATCGTAAAGAATTAATTAACAGTATTGAAGTGGCCATTGAAACACGCCTTGAAGAAGCTGGGATCCCCACTAAAGTCAAAGGTCGTGAAAAAAACCTCTATTCGATTTATCGAAAAATGCGCAGTAAAGAACTGCAATTTCAAGAGGTCATGGATATCTATGCGTTCCGAGTTATCGTTGACTCTATTGATACCTGCTATCGCGTGCTCGGCGCTATGCACGGATTATACAAGCCGCGACCAGGACGTTTTAAAGATTATATCGCTATTCCCAAAGCCAACGGTTATCAATCATTACACACATCATTATTTGGCCCTCATGCGGTTCCTGTTGAAGTGCAAATTCGCACTGAAGAAATGGATCAAATGGCCGACAAAGGTGTTGCTGCGCATTGGATGTATAAAAACAATACCGATACGGCTCAACAAAGCACTTCTCAAGTTCGTGCTCATAAATGGATGCAAAGTTTGCTTGAGTTACAGCAAAGTGCAAGCAGCTCATTTGAATTTGTTGAAAACGTTAAAACTGAATTATTCCCTGAAGAAATCTACGTTTTTACCCCTGAAGGTCGTATCTTAGAATTGCCGGTCAATGCCACTGCCGTCGATTTTGCCTACGAAGTGCATACTGATGTGGGCAATACCTGTGTTGGCGCACGCGTCAATCGTCAAGCATACCCGCTGAGCCAACCATTAATTTCAGGGCAAACAGTCGAAATCATTACCGCAAAAGGTGCTCGCCCTAATGCTGCATGGTTAAACTTTGTCGTAACGGGTAAAGCTCGTGGTAAAATTCGTCAAGTATTAAAGAGTCTTAAAGGCGATAACGCTATCGCATTAGGTAAGCGTTTACTAAACCATGCCTTAGGTGATACTAAGCTTGAGACCATTCCGGCTGAATTACTTGAGAAAGTGATCAAAGAAACCAAACACACATCTTTAGACTCGCTGCTAGCAGATATTGGCTTAGGCAATGCCATGAGCATTGTGATTGCCCAGCGCTTGGTTGGTGAGCAGTTTGATTCGCAAGATAGCAATAAAGAAAAACCACAAATGCCAATTCGCGGTGCTGAAGGTATGTTGGTCACTTACGCCAATTGTTGTCGCCCAATTCCTGGTGATGCCGTCATCGCCCATGTAAGCCCAGGCAAAGGTCTGGTAGTACATATGGAAAGCTGTGCCAATATTCGCGGCTATCAAGGCGAACCTGATAAGTATATTTCAGTGCATTGGGATAACGTAGAAGGCGCAGAATACCAAGCAAATCTACGGGTTGAAATTGTTAACCATCAAGGTGCATTAGCAAAAATCACTTCTATCATCGCATCTGCTGGATCTAATATTCATAATCTCAGTACCGAAGAACGTGATGGCCGAGTGTATTTGATTAATTTACGTATTTCAGTTAAAGATCGTGTTCACCTTGCAAACGTTATGCGCAGAATACGTGTTTTACCTGAAGTATTACGCACCTCGCGTAACCGCTAG
- the rpoZ gene encoding DNA-directed RNA polymerase subunit omega, with amino-acid sequence MARVTVEDAVNKIGNRFDMILVAARRARQIAVQGKEPMVDEMNDKPTVVALREIELGLVTSNTLDADERQTVREREAAEIAAVAAIAEGRVL; translated from the coding sequence ATGGCTCGCGTAACTGTAGAAGACGCCGTAAATAAAATCGGCAACCGTTTTGATATGATCCTGGTTGCAGCGCGTCGTGCACGCCAAATCGCCGTCCAAGGTAAAGAACCTATGGTTGATGAGATGAATGATAAACCAACGGTTGTCGCTTTACGTGAAATCGAATTAGGTTTAGTCACCTCAAACACTTTAGATGCTGATGAGCGCCAAACTGTTCGTGAACGTGAAGCAGCTGAAATTGCCGCTGTCGCAGCCATTGCAGAAGGCCGCGTTTTATAA
- the gmk gene encoding guanylate kinase — translation MSTRGNLFIVSAPSGAGKSSLISALLKDKPSDKQVSVSHTTRKPRPGEVDGQHYHFITVEQFKALITQNAFIEWAEVFGNFYGTSKLVIEQTLDKGIDVFLDIDWQGAEQVKKLMTTAIRVFILPPSKAELERRLTGRGQDSQQVIDSRMAQAVSEMSHYAQYEFIIVNDDFDNALADLSAIIRSQRLTCASQQHAQNDMIVDLLAD, via the coding sequence ATGAGCACTCGTGGAAATCTTTTTATTGTGTCAGCCCCTAGTGGCGCAGGTAAATCATCACTTATATCAGCACTATTAAAAGATAAACCCAGCGATAAACAGGTTTCAGTGTCACATACGACCCGCAAACCTCGTCCAGGCGAAGTCGATGGCCAACATTATCATTTTATTACTGTGGAACAATTTAAAGCACTAATTACCCAAAATGCCTTTATTGAATGGGCCGAAGTTTTTGGCAATTTTTATGGCACTTCCAAGCTCGTCATCGAACAAACATTAGATAAAGGCATCGATGTATTTCTTGATATTGATTGGCAGGGCGCAGAACAAGTAAAAAAATTAATGACAACGGCGATTAGAGTGTTTATTTTACCGCCGTCTAAAGCTGAGCTTGAACGTCGTTTAACTGGCCGAGGTCAGGATAGTCAGCAAGTGATTGATTCGCGCATGGCACAAGCCGTTTCGGAAATGTCACATTATGCGCAATACGAATTTATAATTGTAAATGACGATTTCGATAACGCGCTAGCCGATTTAAGCGCCATTATTCGCAGTCAAAGGCTAACCTGTGCTAGTCAGCAGCATGCGCAAAATGATATGATTGTTGATCTCTTGGCAGATTAA
- a CDS encoding DUF805 domain-containing protein, with translation MSVKTLLCRDGRDTGLRLMGVILAAFLLLIISAVVFPASVINWIVTLAVMPVVGLSAVRRLNDANKSIKLAMVCVVPVLVFGILTYLMAPLGALAGVFLFGLACGGYLAFLPAKNSINYVQGYYGPSMVSVSISGSVFHRQEPVMKGQVMPVHEQPDNTFSSREPADEVAFTGVTHPDSADRDKHPFNDDAVPQTSFEQAGTHMDQHFDTATEDDPVNSFSTSQERSHQPLYVDQDALQSGSITELAKSWLNVAKLHQTNLILIGKIAAAIIAVSVVVYLVFTLISVFSGDGTEQTEHVDDMSNQQQASIRQMIKLPDGFWLALEGEILIVRWLGESGDKQNLWRLATAIGDKTCTNLEFNDGSRYRPITVDLLDDGASEARFTPLDKDAIVNHVALRGSFKLCGYEFSLKGSQATLMQNPQFEMILSQ, from the coding sequence ATGTCTGTAAAAACCCTACTGTGCCGAGATGGTCGTGACACAGGCTTAAGGTTAATGGGAGTTATTTTAGCTGCATTTTTGTTGCTAATAATCTCTGCTGTTGTATTTCCGGCAAGTGTAATTAATTGGATTGTGACGCTAGCAGTAATGCCTGTTGTTGGTTTATCGGCTGTTCGTCGCTTAAATGATGCCAATAAGTCGATTAAATTGGCAATGGTATGTGTTGTTCCGGTATTGGTTTTTGGCATATTAACCTACTTAATGGCGCCTTTAGGCGCACTAGCAGGAGTGTTTTTGTTTGGCCTGGCTTGTGGTGGCTACTTAGCATTCTTACCGGCTAAAAATTCAATTAACTATGTGCAAGGATATTATGGACCAAGCATGGTATCAGTATCCATTTCGGGCTCGGTTTTTCATCGACAAGAACCGGTAATGAAAGGGCAGGTTATGCCTGTTCATGAGCAGCCTGATAACACTTTTTCATCAAGAGAGCCAGCTGATGAAGTAGCGTTTACGGGGGTAACTCATCCAGATTCTGCCGATAGAGACAAACATCCATTTAATGATGATGCTGTGCCGCAAACAAGTTTCGAGCAAGCTGGCACACACATGGATCAACATTTCGATACAGCAACAGAAGATGATCCGGTCAATTCGTTTTCGACGTCGCAAGAACGTAGTCATCAGCCGCTTTATGTTGATCAAGATGCGTTGCAGTCAGGGTCGATTACTGAACTTGCAAAATCTTGGCTGAATGTGGCTAAGTTACACCAGACAAATTTGATTTTAATCGGTAAAATTGCTGCGGCTATTATTGCTGTTAGTGTGGTTGTGTATTTGGTTTTCACTTTAATCAGTGTATTTTCTGGCGACGGCACAGAGCAAACTGAGCATGTTGATGATATGAGTAATCAACAACAAGCAAGCATTCGACAAATGATCAAACTGCCTGATGGGTTTTGGCTCGCTTTAGAGGGCGAAATCCTTATCGTACGTTGGTTAGGTGAAAGTGGTGATAAACAAAATTTATGGCGTTTAGCGACTGCAATAGGTGATAAAACCTGTACCAACCTTGAATTTAATGACGGTAGCCGTTACCGACCAATAACGGTTGATCTACTAGATGATGGTGCCAGTGAAGCTCGATTTACGCCACTGGATAAAGATGCCATTGTTAATCATGTTGCGCTTAGAGGTAGCTTTAAGTTGTGTGGTTATGAATTTAGTTTAAAGGGCAGCCAAGCAACATTAATGCAAAACCCTCAATTTGAAATGATACTAAGCCAGTAA
- a CDS encoding phosphotransferase enzyme family protein, with amino-acid sequence MVNFIRKNVLPQFGFSREHSTLYPLGNGHINQTFLVSDKSKSLVLQRINTQVFIEPKVVIQNAANISQHLLIKRQQQHYPLQVVSPIATIAGALYLDLGEQGFWRAIDYLPHSNTIEVVDTPAQAKLAAEAFGHFAAALSDLNPSYIVDVIPDFLNLPQRIAQLRDAKAADTHNRLSHCKDWVNLCLSQTDLLAALVQYEAELPVRICHNDTKINNMLFDGRDMSSMAIIDLDTCMKGYLMYDFGDMVRAFCSPEPEDSTNLTNVYARPEIIIAAAKSYMESLADIITPLEKRSLWLGTKVMPLMLGVRFLTDYLNGDTYFGIKYQTHNLDRAINQLTIYQSLLQQEAQLMSLFNS; translated from the coding sequence TTGGTCAATTTTATCCGTAAAAATGTATTGCCTCAGTTTGGTTTTAGTCGTGAGCATAGTACGCTTTATCCATTGGGTAATGGCCATATTAATCAAACCTTCTTGGTGAGTGATAAATCAAAATCGTTGGTGTTGCAGCGCATTAATACCCAAGTATTTATTGAACCTAAGGTGGTCATTCAAAATGCTGCCAATATCAGCCAGCACTTACTGATTAAACGCCAACAGCAGCATTATCCATTACAAGTGGTTAGTCCAATAGCCACTATAGCAGGTGCACTATATTTGGATTTAGGCGAACAAGGTTTTTGGCGAGCAATAGATTACTTACCTCATAGCAACACGATTGAAGTGGTTGATACACCAGCTCAAGCTAAGTTGGCAGCTGAGGCTTTTGGTCATTTTGCCGCAGCATTAAGTGATTTGAACCCTAGTTACATTGTCGATGTTATCCCTGATTTTTTGAATTTACCTCAACGTATCGCTCAATTGCGTGATGCAAAGGCAGCTGACACTCACAATCGATTAAGTCATTGTAAAGATTGGGTCAATTTGTGTTTGTCACAGACAGATTTACTGGCAGCATTGGTACAATACGAAGCCGAATTACCGGTTCGAATATGTCATAATGATACTAAAATCAATAATATGCTGTTTGATGGGCGAGATATGTCCAGCATGGCCATTATTGATTTAGATACCTGCATGAAAGGATATTTGATGTATGACTTTGGTGATATGGTGCGCGCTTTTTGCTCTCCAGAGCCAGAAGACTCAACTAATTTAACCAATGTATATGCCCGACCTGAGATTATTATTGCCGCAGCAAAATCGTACATGGAATCTCTAGCTGACATTATTACTCCGCTCGAAAAACGTAGTTTATGGCTCGGCACTAAAGTGATGCCATTAATGCTTGGGGTACGGTTTTTAACGGATTATTTAAATGGCGATACTTATTTTGGGATCAAATATCAAACTCACAATCTTGATCGCGCTATAAATCAGTTAACTATTTATCAAAGTCTACTGCAGCAAGAAGCGCAGTTAATGTCATTATTTAACTCGTAG
- the yjjG gene encoding pyrimidine 5'-nucleotidase, whose protein sequence is MSNLLNKYKWILFDADETLFHFDAFAGLKLMFSRFEVDFNIDDFAVYQQVNKPLWVEYQNGLISATHLQHTRFHHWANKLSVTPQHLNSQFLAAMADICQPLPGARELIDSLSGKVNLGIITNGFTELQNIRLSRTGFEDAFNPVVISEQLGIAKPDVAIFHHAFSLMGKPEKHQVLMVGDNLHSDILGGINAGIDTCWLNHHDEPISDDISPSYQVRNLTELHQLLIPNTIV, encoded by the coding sequence ATGTCGAATTTGCTCAATAAATATAAATGGATTTTATTTGATGCCGATGAAACGCTATTTCATTTCGATGCTTTTGCTGGATTGAAATTAATGTTTTCGCGCTTTGAAGTTGATTTTAATATTGATGACTTTGCTGTTTATCAGCAAGTAAATAAACCATTGTGGGTCGAGTATCAAAACGGTTTAATTAGTGCTACGCATTTACAACATACCCGATTCCATCACTGGGCGAACAAACTATCTGTTACTCCACAGCATCTAAACAGTCAGTTTCTTGCGGCTATGGCCGATATTTGTCAGCCATTGCCTGGTGCCCGGGAACTGATTGATTCTCTAAGCGGTAAAGTTAACCTTGGTATAATTACTAATGGTTTTACCGAGCTACAAAATATCCGCTTGAGCCGTACTGGTTTTGAAGATGCTTTTAATCCGGTGGTTATTTCTGAACAACTAGGTATAGCAAAGCCAGATGTTGCTATTTTTCATCATGCTTTTAGCTTAATGGGAAAGCCGGAGAAGCATCAAGTACTTATGGTTGGCGATAACTTACATTCTGACATCTTAGGCGGTATCAATGCAGGTATCGACACTTGTTGGTTAAATCATCATGACGAACCTATAAGTGATGATATCTCTCCAAGTTATCAGGTTCGTAATTTAACTGAACTGCATCAATTACTGATACCCAACACCATTGTCTAA